The stretch of DNA TGCCGACCGCATGGTGATAAGCGATGGCGCAGTCGTAACCGCCGGCGCGGCGTTCGCGCAAACCGATTTGATGCTGCATCTGCTAAGCATGCAATTCAGTCCAGCGCTTGCCGACGCCGTATCGCGCGCGCTGCTGATCGATGGCCGGCAATCGCAGGCGCAATTCGTCGTACCGGCCATGTTCGCCAATGGTAATGAACTGATTGCCAAACTGGTGGCGCGTTTCGAGTTGGCGCTGCCGGATGCGCCTAGCGTGACGCAGTTGGCGGCGGAATTCTGCATGTCCGACCGCACGCTGTCGCGCCACGTGCGCGTCGCCACAGGGCGCAGCACTTCTGCCCTGCTACAGAGCGTGCGAATCAACAAAGCGCGCATGCTGCTGGAAACCAGCAGGCTGACGGTGGAACAGGTGGCGGAACGGGTCGGCTACGTCGACACCAGCACGCTCAGACGCCTGATGCGCAAATCAATGGGCGCAACGCCAAGACAATTTCGACCTATCGCGACATGAAAATGCTTGATATTTATTCCAGCCTGGATGAGCTGCACATGTTTCTGACACAGGAAATGGGCCTTGTATCTGAGCCGCTCCATAGCGGAAGCTGGAGAACCTATTTTCACAAAGAAATTGTCTGGCACCCGGCTGTGACCACGCGAACTGTGAAAATTTTACTGGACCACACAGGGCAGCCTTTCAAAATTCAGCTATGCGTTTCTTCAGACAATAACAACAGCGTGTTCATTCTTCCACCCTTCAAACATGATGATTTGAAGATCAAGATTGAAAATGAAATTGCCAAGCTCTTGAACGTACGTTAGCGGCGCAGCGTGTTGGCTTGAGTCGTTATATTAGCCAGTCGTTGAATAGTTCGCCGGAGCTATGCACGCCGCAAACATCCATCACTCTGCCCAGATACGAAAGAATTTGGTCGCGTTCTTCAGACTCTGAGATGTCGAAATTCGCCAGCGCGATTTTCATTGTCCCCAGCACCGTTGAGCGTTGTGGGCGTTTAGGTAGCTCGGTAATCAGCGACTGAATGGTCGCATCTACCGATGCCTGTGCAGTTGCGGCCTGACTCTCATTTAACGCGCCTGGATAAACGTCGCGGCATTCGGGCCGAATTTATGTTCTGACTGTAAATCACGCAACTGCTGTATGACCTGTGGCGTGATGGCCAATTCATGATCATAAAAACCTGTCGGCCAAAGATAAAAGCTGAGACCCGAAACGCCAGCGACGACAATGGTCGCGACCAGACCGGCGATGCCAGCCATAATTTTAATAAACAATTGCTCTCCAAATTCTAAGCGTTTCTGTGTAGCCGACTACGCACTTCCATCAACGCAAAGCCCAGTAGATTGAGTCCTTCCCACGCAGCCGGATCTGCGGCGCGCGGGTCGTCGGCGGCCAGGCCGATGCCCCAGATGGCGTCAACGGGACTGGCCTCGACCAGCAACCGGTCCTGCGTCTGAAGCAAAAAGGTGCGCAGTGCGGCATTCTGAGAAAACTTCGCCACGTTCGCGCGGACCACGATGTCCCATCGGTGCACCAGCCACCGTTGGTTGTCGAAGCCAAGCACCTCGCGGCCTATCGCCTTCGCCGCGCCGGGATTGGCGGCAGCCAGCACACGCTCGCGTGCAGCTTCGTCGCCAAACAGGCGTGCTTTCTCTGCCATCATATAGTGCTCCGCCGTCAGGTATCGGGTACCGTCAACCTCAAATGACGCTTCGAACCATTGGCTGAAACAGGTTTTCGTGATGGAGCCGTCTTGCGATGGCTGGTGACCCCAGAACATGAGCATCTTGACTTGGCCGCCACCATCGACATATTCACGAAGCTGCGCTACCGAGCGCAAGCCAGGTCGCACGAGCCACTCCATTTTCTGGAGCTGGATGTGCGGGTGACTTTCCAGCGGCTCCCATTCGGGCAGGAAGGTGAAGCCGAGTTTTTGATAAAAGGCTGCGGCGCGCTGGTTGGCCGGTGCGACGTCGAGCAGGATGCGCCGGTACGCTTGCGCAGCGGCGTGGCTTTTTACTGCGTCGACCAACTGTGTCGCGAGCGGCGTGCCGCGCTGCGATGGCGCTACCCACATGGCGATCAGCTCCAGCTCCTGCTGGTCAATGGGCACGTGGCCGACGATGCCAACGGCTTCTTCGCCATCGAATGCGAGGATGAAGCGCGCCTGGCCACGGCCGGCCGCGCGGTCGCGCCATGCTTCGTCGGTATAGGCTAAGGCGCTGGCGTGGCTGACGCCGAAGGCCTGCGGCGCATCCAGCAACGCAGCCAGTCGTACCCGTTTCAGTTCATGCCAGTCTTCTTCTTTGGTATATCGGATGTCTGTCATGTCAGGACGCGCTCTGCCTTCGTCAAATTCTCGGAAGATGGCGCCGGGTTCGGCGAGTTCGCGCAGCGCCAGTGCACGCACGGCGTTGTCGGCAATGCCGTCAATCGCGGCGGCGCGCAGCGCATCCGCTTCGACGACGCGTCCCAGTCCACGCCATACCGCTTCGCATAGAGACAGGTCACGGACATAATTCGCCAGCTCAGCCGCCAGGCGCGGCGCGCCATCGGTGGGCAGCAGCGGCAGATGTTCCGCCAGCCTGTTTAGCTCCGCCAGCAAAGGCAGCGGATCTGTGACATAGCGCTGCGCCAGCGCGTAATCCTGCGCGTCGACGATCGCGGGCAGGGCGTGTCGAATGCTGCTTTTCGATACCTCCGGCAGCACCGCGAGCATTTGCAGGAAAAGTTCATACGTGGCGCGGCTATCCTTCAACGCCTCGTCCATGTGGCCGATGACGGTGAAGCGGTCGCGCCGCCTGTCACCAAAGGTGATATCGCCAGCCAGCACGCGATCGGCTTGCACCGCACGTTCGCGCACCATCGCCTCGCGCGCCGGCGCATACTGCTCGATCAGCAGCCGCCATTCGATCATGGCGATGGTATGCGTACCATCCTCTCGCGCGAACAGATCAATCAGCAAGGACAGCGCGCAATCATAGCGCTCCTCGCGCCGCGCCAGTATCGCCTCACGAAGGTCGGCCTCAAACGCGAAGGGAGAAGCGCTCACCGAAACGCCTCGATCGCCACCTTGGCCACTTCGCCATGCAGCTCGACGCGCGCCTTGTCGTCCTTGCCCGGCAATGTAACGTAGACGGCCAGCAGCATCGGTGGCCGGCCGGGCGGCCAGATCACGGCAATATCGTTGACGGTGCCGTAGTCGCCGGCGCCGGTCTTGTCGGCGACGATCCAGCCGGCCGGCACGCCGGCGCGAATGCGCGTCGCGCCGGTGGTATTCCCGATCATCCAGTCCTTTAGCTGGCGGCGGCAATGCAGCGGCAGCGCCTCGCCCATCACCAGTTTTTGCAGCGACTTCGCCATCGCCTGCGGCGTGGTGGTGTCGCGCACATCGCCGGGAATCGCGGAATTGAGTTCGGTCTCCCAGCGGTCCAGCCGGAATTCGCTGTCGCCGATGGAACGCGCGTAGGCCGTTACCGCCGTCGGGCCGCCGATCTGCTTCATCAGCAGATTGGCCGCCGTGTTGTCGCTGTACTGTAGCGTGGCTTCGCACAGCGCTTCCACTGTCATGCCCTCCGCCACGTGCTTGCCGGTGACCGGCGAATGCGGTACCAGATCACTCTTCTCGTAGCGGAGGCGCTTGTCCAGCAGCGACGGATCGCGCGCCAGCACGGCCGCCGCCAGCATCATCTTGAAGGTGCTGCACAGCGGGAAGCGCTCGTCGGCCCGATGCAGCAGCTGGCGACCGTCGGCCGTATTAAACGCCGCCACACCCAGCCGCCCGCCGGATTCCTTTTCCAGCCGCGCCAGCAACCCGGTACGCGAGACAGGCGCGGTGGTCGGCGCCTGATCCAGCAAGTCGGCGGCACGCGCCAGCGGCGCGCTGGCCAGCGCCAGCATCAACGCACGGCGGGTTGTGAAATCGGTCATCGGCCCAGGAATAAGAGTTAAGTAAAAATAAACATATCACATACTTGCCAAAAACGCCAAGCTTCAATTGCGCGCACCGCGATAAATGGTGGCGCTAAACTCACGCCATGGCTACTCAGGTGCTCATCGTCGGCGCCGGTCCGACCGGCTTGGTGCTTGCCATTGCCCTGGCAAGACGGGGCGTTGTCGTCCGCATCATTGACCACAACAGCGGCCCTGGCCAGGCCTCGCGCGCGATGGCCGTGCATGCGCGCACGCTGGAGTTTTACCGCCAGCTGGGATTTGCCGATGTGGTGATCAACCAGGGCATCCCGATAGCATCCCTCCACCTGCGCGAAGATGGCCAGGACATCGCCCAGCTGCCGCTCAACGACATCGGCGCCGGCATCAGTCCCTACCCGTTCGTGCTGGCGTTCCCGCAGGACGACCACGAACGTCTGCTGGTGGCGCAGTTGCAGGCCGAAGGCGTGCAGGTGGAATGGAACACCGAACTGGAATCCTTCACGCAGGACGAATGGGGCGTGCGCGCGGTGTTGCGGCACGGGGACGACCGCATCGCCTGCAGCAGCGCCTATCTGTGCGGCTGCGACGGCGCCCGCAGCCGCGTGCGCGATGCTCTCCAGGTGAGCTTCACCGGCGGCACCTACGATCACCTGTACTACGTGGCGGACGTTCACACCGCCGGCACGCCCAACCGCGACCTGGTGGCCCATCTGGCCGCCCACATCTTCGCGCTGATGCTGCCGGTGCGCTCGCGCGGCATGCAGCGCCTGATCGGCATCCTGCCGGCCGACGCCCCGCCCGAGCCAGACTTTGAAGCGGTGCGGCCGACGCTGGAGCCGCTGCTGGGCATCCGCGTGGAACAGGTCAACTGGTTTTCCACCTACCGTGTGCACCACCGCGTGGCCGCGCGCTTCCGCGTCGGCCGCTGCTTCATCGCCGGCGACGCCGCCCACATCCACAGCCCGGCCGGCGGCCAGGGTATGAACACTGGCATCGGCGACGCCATCAACCTGGCCTGGAAGCTGGCCCACGTGTTGCAAGAGCGTGCCGACGCCGCGCTGCTGGACACCTATGAGGCCGAGCGCATCGTCTTCGCCCGCAAGCTGGTCGCCACCACCGACCGCGCCTTTCAGATGATGGTGTCGCAAGGCGCCGGTGGAGAGCTGCTGCGCCACTGGCTGCTGCCGCACCTGTTCCCGGTGCTGAGCGGCTTCGGCTCCGCGCGTCGCACGCTGTTCAAGACCCTGTCGCAAATCATGATTCACTATCCCGACAGCCCTCTCAGCGGCGGCCGCGCCGGCGACATCATTGGCGGCGACCGGCTGCCGTGGGTGGCGGATAACTTCCGCCCGCTGCAATCGCTGGACTGGCAACTGCACGTCTACGGCCACGCCACGCCGGAGCTGACTGCCGCCGCGCAGGCGCTGCATCTGCCTTTACACGCATGGCCATGGACCGAGGCCCACGCCCACGCCGGCCTGCTGGAAGATGCCGCCTATCTGGTCCGGCCCGACATGCACGTTTCCATGGCCTTGCCGCGCCAGGAGATCGACACGCTGCGCGGGTTAGCCGCTCGCTTCCAACTGAGGTTCAGCACCGATAGCTAAATGCCATTGACATCCTGGCAGGGAGCAGGCTAAGGTCGCCGTCGCGCCGATTCTTTACCTTACCCCATCAAAGGATGCCATGAGCCTACACAACCCTTCCCGCCGCGACCTGCTGTTGGCCGCCCTCTCCGCCACCGCCGTCGGCGCCGTTCCCGGCCTGGCCTGGGCCGCCGCAGCCTCACCGGCCGACGCCAGCTTCTCCAAGCTGCTGGACGATATCGCCGATGAAGTGCTGCGTCTGTCGCCGACCGGCGCCACCGGCCTGGGTCTCGATAACGGCGCGCGCGCCGCGTTGAAGTCGCAGCTGGAAGACCTGTCGCCGGCCGGCGACAGAGCCTGGGCCGACGAAGTCAAATCGATCCAGAGCCGCCTGCGCGGCATCAACCGCGCCACGCTCAGCGCCGATGCGCAGATCCGCTACGACACCGTTGCCTACGCCGCCGAATCGGGCGTGCAGGGTCTGCGCTTCCCGTTCGGCGGCGCGGCCAGTGGCTTCAATGGCGGCACCGCGCCATTCCCGGTCACGCAGCAGGACGGCACACTGACCCGCATTCCGGAGTTCCTCGACTCGCAGCACCAGATCGCCAATGCCGCCGATGCCGAAGCGTACCTGGCGCGCCTGGCCGCCATGAGCAAACTGCTGGACCAGGAAACCGCCCGCATCGCCGAACAATCCGGCCAGGGCATCGCGCCGCCGGACTTCATCTGCAAGACCGCGCTGGGCCAGTTGCAGGACTTCCGCAAGACCGCCGCCGCCAGCCAGAAACTGGTGACCTCGATCACCGAGCGCACGCAAAAGCTCAACATCGCCGGCGACTGGCACGCGCGCGCACTGAAACTGGTGGAAGGCTCGGTCTATCCGGCGCTGGACCGCCAGATCGCCACGTTCAGCAAGGCCGCCGCCAAAGCCACCAACGTGGCCGGCGTGCACCGCCTGCCGGACGGTGCCGCCTACTACGAGTGGGCGCTGCGCCTCGGCACCTCGACCACCCACAGCGCCAAGGAAATCCACGCCATCGGCCTGGAACAGAACAAGCAGCTGCAAGCGCGCATCGATGCCATCCTGAAAAAACAGGGTATCACGCAGGGCAGCGTCGGCGAGCGCCTGCTGGGTCTCTCCAAGGATCCAAGCCGCTTCTACGCCGACAACGATACGGGCCGCGCAGAGCTGATCGCCTACTGCAACGCGCGCGTGGACGCGGTGCGCAAGCTGATGCCGCAAATTTCGCACCTCGACATGAAGGCGCCGCTGCAAATCAAGCGCGTGCCGACCGATATCGAGGCCGGCGCGCCGCTGGGCTATATGAACTTTGCATCGCTGGACGGCAAGCGGCCGGCCATCTACTACGTCAACCTGAAGTCGACCAAGCTGTGGCCGAAGTCTGAGCTGTCGACGCTGACCGCGCACGAAGGCATTCCGGGCCACGCCTGGCAAGGCGCCTACCTGGCCGAGCACCACGCCGACCTGCCGCTGATTTCCTCGCTGATCGGCTTCAATGCGTTTGTTGAAGGCTGGGCCCTGTATGCGGAGCAGCTGGTCGATGAATTTGGCCTGTACGCCAATGATCCGTTCAGCCAGATCGGCTACCTGCAAGCACAGCAATTCCGCGCCTGCCGTCTGGTGGTGGATACCGGCATGCACGCGATGAAGTGGACGCGCGAACAGGCGATCCGCTTCCTGGTCGAGAATACCGGCCGCGGCCAACAGGCCATGACCAGCGAAATCGACCGCTACACGGTATCGCCTGGCCAGGCCTGCGGCTACAAGATGGGCCACAACGAAATCATCAGCCAGCGTGACCGCGCCAGGCAGGCGCTGGGCGGCAAGTTCGACCTGGCCGGCTTTAACGACGCGCTAGTGGAAAGCTGCGGCGTGCCGCTGACGGTGCTGCCGACCGTGATCGACCGCTACATAGCGAAACAACAGAAGGCATAAAAGTCTTTTGTAGGTCGATGGTTTTCTTGTAAGCTTGTCAGCGCCATCATGAAAACCATCGCCATTATCGGCGGCGGCGTCACCGGCGTGACGACCGCCTATGCCCTCGCCAAGCGCGGCTTCGCCGTCACCCTGCTGGAACGTCATCGCTATCCAGCGATGGAAACCTCCTATGCCAACGGCGGCCAGCTGTCGGCCTCCAATGCGGAAGTGTGGAATCACCGCGCCACCATAGCCAAGGCGCTGCAATGGATGCTGCGCAGCGACGCACCGCTACTGGTGCATTTGCATCCCACCTGGCACAAGCTGTCCTGGTTTGCCGAGTTTGTGTCGGCCATGCCCAACTACCACCACAACACGATCGCCCTGGCGCGCATGGCGGTGGCGGCGCGCGACCATCTGTTCCAGTGGGCCGACGATGAGCGCATCGAATTTGACCTGAAGCGCCACGGCATCCTGCACATCCACCGCGACCGCGCCGAGTTCGAGCATGCGGTGGCGGTCAGCAAGCTGCTGGCGCGCGGTGGCGTGCAGCGCCGCGCCGTCACGCCGGACGAGATGCGCGCCATCGAGCCGGCCCTGCGCGGCGAGTTTTACGGCGGCCATTTCACCGACAGCGACAGCAGCGGCGATATCCACAAATTCACCACCGGCCTAGCGCAGGCGGCGCAACGGCTCGGCGCGCAGCTGCGCTATCACCAGCAGGTGGTGCATCTGGACGCCGGCGCGGACGGCGTCGACGTCACCGTGCTGCAAGGCGAAGGCGCCGAGACCAGCCGCTATGACGCGGTGGTGATCTGCGCCGGCGCCGCCAGCCGCGCGCTGGCCGCGCAGGTCGGCGACAGCGTCAACGTCTATCCGGTTAAGGGCTATTCGGTCACCGTGCAGCTGGACGACGCGGCCAGCCGCGCCGCCGCGCCAAACGTCAGCCTGGTCGACGACACGGTCAAGCTGGTGTGCAGCCGGCTTGGCGAGGATCGCCTCCGCGTGGCCGGCAGCGCCGAATTCCACGGCCATAACCGCGACATCCGCGCCGACCGCATCGCGCCGCTGACCGACTGGGTGCGGCACAACTTCCCCGAGGTCTGCACGCGCAGCATCACGCCGTGGGCCGGGCTGCGGCCCATGATGCCGGATCTGATGCCCCGCGTCGGTCCCGGCAAGGCGCCGGGGTGTTCTACAACACCGGCCACGGTCACCTGGGCTGGACTTTGTCGGCCGCCACCGCTGATCTTGTGGCCAGCGCCATCTCCTCCTCTTGGGAGGCGGTGCGGCAACGCACCGCCAGCCCCTTGAAAATGGCGTAAACTGGCGTCATCTTAGGCTCGTCTTCACTAGGAGGTATGACATGACGGCTAAATCTATTGCACGTATCACTCTGCTGGCTGGCGCCATGGCGCTGGCGGCCCCCGTATTTGCCGCCGAGCCCACCATCCAGGAGGTCTATGCGGCAGCCAATGCCGGCAAGTTCGCCGAGGCCCAGTCCATGATGGACCAGGTGCTGGCGGCCCACCCGAAGAGCGCCAGCGCGCACTTTGTCGAAGCGGAATTGCTTGCCAAGCAGGGCAAGTTTGCTGCCGCCCAGACCTCGCTGGCCAAGGCGGAGGAACTGTCGCCCGGCCTGCCGAAGGTCAAGCCGGAGGCCGTCAGCAAGCTGCGCGCGCTGCTGGCGGAAGGTCAGAAGCTGGACTATTCGCAAAAACGCAGCAGCAATCATGCCGGTAATGGCGGCAATGGCGGTAGCAACTACGGCAGCGGCGGTTACGCCAACGCGCCGCAGAGCAGCGGTATCGGCTGGGGCGGCATCCTGATTATCGGCCTCGGCCTGGCGGGTTTTATCTGGCTGGCCACCCGCTTCATGGCGCGGCGCCAGCAACAGGCAGCTGTTAATGACGGTTACAACCCGGCCGGCTACAACGCGGGTGCGGCGCCCGGCTACGCGCCTGGCGGCGTGCCGCCGCAACCGGGCTACGGCCAGGCCGGCTGGGGCCAGCAAGGCGGCTATCCGCAGCAGCCGGGTCAGCCTGGCATGGGTTCGCGCATCATGGGCGGCCTGGCAACGGGCGCAGCGGTCGGCGCCGGTATCGTCGCCGGTGAAGCGCTGGCACGCCAGTTCACCGGCGGCCATGAGGCCAACGCCAGCAATGTAGACCAGTCGCGCAACGATATCGTCTATGACGATCCAGCGGCACGCGACGACCTGCTGCGCCGCGACGACATGGGCGGCAACGACTTCGGCGTCAGCGGCGGCTGGGATGACGGCGGCAGCGGTGGCGGTGGTGGCGACAGCGGTGGTGGCGGCGGCGACTGGGATTAACCCTCTCCCCCCCTCTCCTTCACGGGGCGTGGCGTTCGCCCGCCCCGGCTGCCTCCATCGCGAGGTCCCAATACGGCGGACTGCCGAAATATTCCTTCAAATGACGTATCAGCAGCTGCGCCTTGGCCTGGTTTGAGCGGCCCGGCATGTGCACCGCATGGATGGCCGGATCGGCCGGATCGCGCCGCGGTGCAATCTCGCTGCGTTCGACCGGCGGCATCGGAAACACCGGCACCAGCTGGCCTGCCACGATGGCGTCGCTGACCAGCCAGTTGGCCAGATGCGCAATGCCTGCGCCGCTGATGGCGGCATGCAGCAGCGAGTCGGTATCGTCGCAGCGCAACTTGCCCCGCACCGGCAGCGGCTGATTGCCGTTGACGCCTTCAAAGCGCCACCAGCCGCGTGGCGCCACCCTGCCCGTCACGGTCAGGCATTGATGATCGAGCAGGTCTTCCGGCTGCTGCGGCCAGCCATGGCGCTCCAGATAGGCGGGACTGGCGCTGACCACGCGGTTCATGCCGGCCAGCCGGGTGGCCACCAGGTCGCTGGCCGGCAGCACGCCGGCGCGCACCGCCACGTCCACCCGCCGCGCCGACAGGTCGACCACGTCGTCGCTGACATGCAGGTCGACCTCGATCAGCGGATGGCGCTGCAGGAAGGCGGCCATCGCCGGCGCCACGTGCAGGCGGCCGAACGCGGCCGGCGCGGTCACCGTCAGCAGGCCGCGCGGTTCGCTGTCGAGTTCCTGCACGGCGTTCTTGCCATCCGCCAGTTCAGCCAGTATATTGCGGGCGCGCGGCAAAAAGCGTTCGCCGGCGTCGGTCACAATCACCTGGCGCGAACTGCGCAACAGCAACCGCGCGCCCAGCTCCGCTTCCAGCGCATCTATCTTTCGGGAAACAGATGATACCGCCATTTCAAGGTGAATCGCCGCCTTGGTCAAGCTACGCAGTTCCACCACCGTCACAAAGCATTTCAGGCCATCTATCACAATTCTCTCCCCAGCCATACGTCTTTGTCGAATCTGCAAAGACTCTTTGCTTTATTCCGTATTGTGCCATTTTTTGCAAAGATGCATACTTCGTTCATCACTGAATTGTTAAGGACACCAATATGAAATTCACACCACTGTTCGCTGCGCTGGCTTTGGCCTCTGCCGCCCCTTCTTTCGCCGCCGCGCCGCTGGCCGGCACCAACGCACCCGGCTTCCACCGCGTCATGCTGGGTGATTTCGAAGTTACCGCTATCAGCGACGGCACCGTCGACCTGCCGTTAGACAAGCTGTTGCACGAACCAGCCGATGTTACCAAGAAAGCCCTGGCCCGCAACTACGAATCGGTGCCGACCGAAACTTCGGTCAACGCCTTCCTGGTCAACACCGGCGGCAAGCTGATCCTGGTGGACAGCGGCGCCGGCAGCCTGTTCGGCCCAACGCTGGGCAAGCTTCTGGCCAACATCAAGGCCTCCGGCTACCAGCCTGACCAGATCGATGAAATCTACCTGACCCACCTGCACCCGGACCATGTCGGCGGACTGGCGGCCAACGGCAAGCTGGTGTTCCCGAACGCCATCCTGCGCGCCGACAAGCGCGACACCGACTTCTGGCTCAGCCAGGCCAACCTGGACAAGGCCCCGGCCGACAGCAAAGGCTTCTTCCAGGGCGCGATGGCCTCGCTGACGCCGTACGCGACGGCCCAGCACCTGAAACCGTTCAGCGGTGACACCGAACTCGCGCCGGGCGTACACGCCACCTCGGCCTACGGCCACACCCCGGGCCACACCATTTACACCTTCGAAAGCAAGGGCAAAAAACTGGTGCTGGTGGGTGACCTGATCCACGTGGCGGCGGTACAATTGGAGCACCCGGAAGTCACCATCGGCTTTGACAGCGACGCCAAGGCTGCCCTGGCTTCCCGCAGCAAGGTGTTCCCGGCGGTCGCCAAGGAAGGCGCGCTGGTCGGCGCCGGTCACCTGTCGTTCCCTGGCCTGGGCCACCTGCGGGTGGACGGCAAGGGCTACGACTGGCTGCCGGTCGCGTACTCGCAGCTGCGCTAGTAAGCATCCTGTCAGCAATCCGTCAGCAACTTCAGGAATACTGATCATTATGGACACGCGTACCTCTTTCAGCTCCATCTCTGTGCTCGTCGTCGACGACCATCCCCTGCTGCGCGCCGGCCTGGGGGAGGCCATCTCCAGCCAGCCCGATATGCGCGTTGTCGGGGAAGCCTGCAACGGCCGCGAGGCCGTGGACGCCTACACGCAGCTGCGGCCCGATGTCACCATTATGGACATCGCCATGCCGGAGCTGGACGGCGTGCAGGCGCTGCATGAGATACGGCGCGAGCATAACAATGCCCGCGTCGTCATGCTGACCACCTACAAGGGCGACGCGCAGATTTTGCGCGCCGTGCAAGGTGGCGCCGCCGGTTTTCTGCTGAAGAGCACACTGCGCAAGGATTTGCTGGACACGGTGCGCGGCGTCCATATGGGACAGCGCCGCATTCCGGCGGAGATTGCGATGGAACTGGCCCAGCACATGGGCCAGGGTCCGTTGAGCCCGCGCGAGATGGAAGTGTTGAATCTGGCGGCGAGCGGACATTCCAATCGCCGTATCGCCGAGCGCCTGACGATCTCCGAGGAAACCGTCAAGGCTCACATGAAGAACGTGCTGGCCAAGCTGGCCGCCAACGATCGCACCCACGCGGTAACGATCGCCCTCAAGCGCGGCATTATTTCAATTTAGTCCCTGGCCGTCGCGGCCAGCGCCACCAGGATGGCGCACGGCAGCAGCAGCCCGTGGAAGCCGAACTGCACGAACGCCAGCGCGCCGCTCATGCAGCCGACCGCAAATGCAATCACCGGCCAGGTCAGCTTCTTGCAGCGGCCGATGGCGTCCGGGTCGCCCCGCATCGAATCCACCAGCTCGATCACCAGCCCGGTCACATTGCCCGTCATGACGGTAGTGGCCGAGGTTTTGCTCAACAACAGCTTGCCGTAGGCGTTCTGGATCGCCATCGCGCCGGCGCACAGGGAGCCGGTCAACAGCGTCAGTGGCGCCGAGGCTTCCACGATCGGCGCCGCCTGCCAGGCGCAGATCACCGTTGCGATCATCATGAACAGCTGAAACAGGAAGCTGTTGCGCAGCGTCTTGCTACCGCTGCGGTCCCAATGCACAATCGCCAGCCGCGCCATGGCGACAAACAGAATAAACACCGGGAACACTAGCAGCTTGATGCCGATGGCTTGCGAAGGCTCGATCACGGCACGGCCGATCAGCACAAAGTTGCCTGTCACGTGGGCCGTGAACAGGCCAAACAGGCCGACAAAGCCCAGCGTGTCGACGTAGCCGGCCAAAAATCCGAGCGCCACGCCTTGTTTAGTATCACCGCGTTCCATTACTACCTTTCTTGAAATCGAGCCAGGCCACCAGCAGGAAAGCGCCGGTCAGCCCCACATGCTCGAAAAAACTATTCGCCGCCATGAAGCGCTCCTGGCCACCCATCTCCCAGAAGCGGTTGGCGACGAAGCTGGCCATCAGCGTAAAAACGCCGAGGAAGCCTGCACCGAGCCAGCGATACACGCCGGCGATGATGGCCACCGACGCGCCCAGCTCCAGCGCGATCACCAGCGCCGCCAGCGGCGCCGCCGGCGACAGGCCGAAATGCTGCATCTCGCCGATGGCCGAATTAAAATCCATCAGCTTGTTGATGCCGCCTTGCAGATAGGCGGCACACAACAGCAGCAGAAAGAATCGCTCGATCCACTGCGAGCGCATCAGACCGCCCAGCAGGCGCAACCCAGCGCGCCCCAGAAGCTCTTCAGGTCCGACACCGGCGCCTTGCTGCCCCACGAGTTGGCGTGCTGGTGGCCGTGCACATTGCAGTTGTTGGCGCAACCGCAGGCGGCGGCCTGCTGCTCGCGTTCACGCTTCTGTTTCAGCTGGCGCTGTTCCAGTTCCTTCAGCGCGGCGCGGCTGGTGCCCTGCTTCTCGCCCCAGCCGGCGTAGCCGCCGAAACGGCGTACCGGCGACCAGTCCGGCATGGCCGGTGGCGGCGGCAGGTCATGGCTGGCGAAGGCGCCGGCCGCGTAGACGATGTTACCGCCGACGAT from Duganella dendranthematis encodes:
- a CDS encoding GlxA family transcriptional regulator, coding for MNDFTILVLPGAYASSVTLTLDILSAAALLAPTVGCATPRWRVVSTESVVRLNHGVTIDAKVLPKTGRAEASTWVVPGIGLDSPRVVQRRFEQADAVRATKALQVHARAGYTVAASCSAVFLLQSAGLLAQRKVTTSWWLAPLLQQLEPGCVVDADRMVISDGAVVTAGAAFAQTDLMLHLLSMQFSPALADAVSRALLIDGRQSQAQFVVPAMFANGNELIAKLVARFELALPDAPSVTQLAAEFCMSDRTLSRHVRVATGRSTSALLQSVRINKARMLLETSRLTVEQVAERVGYVDTSTLRRLMRKSMGATPRQFRPIAT
- a CDS encoding DUF4844 domain-containing protein; the encoded protein is MRPECRDVYPGALNESQAATAQASVDATIQSLITELPKRPQRSTVLGTMKIALANFDISESEERDQILSYLGRVMDVCGVHSSGELFNDWLI
- a CDS encoding NADAR family protein; amino-acid sequence: MLMFWGHQPSQDGSITKTCFSQWFEASFEVDGTRYLTAEHYMMAEKARLFGDEAARERVLAAANPGAAKAIGREVLGFDNQRWLVHRWDIVVRANVAKFSQNAALRTFLLQTQDRLLVEASPVDAIWGIGLAADDPRAADPAAWEGLNLLGFALMEVRSRLHRNA
- the bla gene encoding class A beta-lactamase; this translates as MTDFTTRRALMLALASAPLARAADLLDQAPTTAPVSRTGLLARLEKESGGRLGVAAFNTADGRQLLHRADERFPLCSTFKMMLAAAVLARDPSLLDKRLRYEKSDLVPHSPVTGKHVAEGMTVEALCEATLQYSDNTAANLLMKQIGGPTAVTAYARSIGDSEFRLDRWETELNSAIPGDVRDTTTPQAMAKSLQKLVMGEALPLHCRRQLKDWMIGNTTGATRIRAGVPAGWIVADKTGAGDYGTVNDIAVIWPPGRPPMLLAVYVTLPGKDDKARVELHGEVAKVAIEAFR
- a CDS encoding FAD-dependent monooxygenase, with amino-acid sequence MATQVLIVGAGPTGLVLAIALARRGVVVRIIDHNSGPGQASRAMAVHARTLEFYRQLGFADVVINQGIPIASLHLREDGQDIAQLPLNDIGAGISPYPFVLAFPQDDHERLLVAQLQAEGVQVEWNTELESFTQDEWGVRAVLRHGDDRIACSSAYLCGCDGARSRVRDALQVSFTGGTYDHLYYVADVHTAGTPNRDLVAHLAAHIFALMLPVRSRGMQRLIGILPADAPPEPDFEAVRPTLEPLLGIRVEQVNWFSTYRVHHRVAARFRVGRCFIAGDAAHIHSPAGGQGMNTGIGDAINLAWKLAHVLQERADAALLDTYEAERIVFARKLVATTDRAFQMMVSQGAGGELLRHWLLPHLFPVLSGFGSARRTLFKTLSQIMIHYPDSPLSGGRAGDIIGGDRLPWVADNFRPLQSLDWQLHVYGHATPELTAAAQALHLPLHAWPWTEAHAHAGLLEDAAYLVRPDMHVSMALPRQEIDTLRGLAARFQLRFSTDS